A single genomic interval of Lynx canadensis isolate LIC74 chromosome A2, mLynCan4.pri.v2, whole genome shotgun sequence harbors:
- the TRH gene encoding thyrotropin releasing hormone, with protein MPGPWLLLALALTLTVAGIPGGRAQPEVAQHEAGEHAGLDDLLRQAERLLLLQEDLLRLRGNQDDGESESQIIQPDWLSKRQHPGKREEEEAEDGVEEEEEGGAMGPHKRQHPGRREDVAAWSEVTQQKRQHPGRRSSWLGYSFTKRQHPGRRLVDPKAQRSWEEEEEEVEEGELMPEKRQHPGKRALGGPCEPQGACGQASLLLGLLDDLSRGQGAEEKRQHPGRRAAWAREPLEE; from the exons ATGCCTGGCCCTTGGTTGCTGCTCGCCTTGGCGTTGACCTTGACCGTGGCTGGTATTCCGGGAGGCCGCGCCCAGCCGGAGGTGGCTCAGCACGAGGCCGGTGAGCACGCAGGCCTGGACGACCTCTTGCGGCAGGCAGagcgcctcctcctcctccaggaagacctCCTGCGTCTGCGAGGGAATCAGGACGATGGAGAATCAG agtcCCAGATCATTCAACCCGACTGGCTCTCCAAGCGTCAGCATCCTGgcaaaagggaggaggaggaggcagaagacggagttgaagaggaagaagaaggaggggccATGGGCCCCCACAAGCGGCAGCACCCTGGCCGGCGGGAGGATGTGGCTGCATGGTCAGAGGTAACCCAGCAGAAGCGGCAGCACCCTGGCCGGCGCTCCTCCTGGCTTGGGTACTCTTTCACCAAGAGGCAGCACCCAGGCAGACGGCTGGTGGATCCCAAGGCCCAAAGGAgctgggaagaagaggaagaggaggtggaggagggagagctgATGCCTGAGAAACGCCAACATCCGGGCAAGAGGGCTCTGGGAGGCCCATGTGAGCCTCAGGGAGCCTGTGGTCAAGCCAGCCTcctgctggggctcctggatgacCTGAGCAGGGGTCAGGGGGCTGAGGAGAAGCGGCAGCATCCTGGGCGGCGGGCGGCCTGGGCCAGGGAGCCCCTGGAGGAGTGA